The sequence ACCGGCTCGGTGAGCCGGTGATCCCGCTGGTCCAGGTTCACAAAGATCATTCCGTACCGTATGGCACACCGCACCGGCTGGGGCGCCCCACGCGGCTTGCGCAGGCACCGGTAGGCCCGGACGTCCTCCTCGTCGTCGCGCGTGACGACGACCGGCTCACCGAAGACGGTCACCATCAGCGAGTCCCCCGGGTGGGGGATCGCGGTCACCAGATCGATGAAGTGCCAGCCGGAGCGGTAGGCGGTGGCCATCTCACGGCGGAAGGAGCGGTCGTCGGGTGGCGTGGTCACATCAGCTCCCTGAACCGTCTGCCGTGCCCACCGTCTTCGTGGTCACCGCGGTCGCGGGCGCGGGCGCCGAGGGCCACCGGGTGTCCGAGGGCCACCGGGTGTCGGCGCGCACATCGGTCTTCGCGTCGAACGTGGCCACCGCGGGCCACCTGGTGTCCGCGCGAGTGTCGCTCTTCGCACCGAAGGGGCCACTCAGCACTCCAAGGGCCACAACGGCGGAGAAGGTGGCGACCAGCACCGAGCGAATCATCTTCTTGCCCATGGTCGACTTCGTCCTCACTTGAAGGTCCCCTTCTTCCCCCGTCGGATAAGACGATGGCTCATTCAGGCACATCATGACCACACAATCAGTGCATCATGTTCCTGCATGTTCAGGACCCTGGGGGGTGGAGATTTGACTTCAAATCGGCACAATACGGTACATCCCCATGCGGTCACCGAACTGTGCGAGGAAGGGGGCCGACTTTACGCCAACGCCCTGCGTACCGGACGTGTCTCCCGCGCTGACGTGGCATCGGCTCCCTGCCTGATGGAGTTCGCCCTGCTCCACCCGGACCCGGACGATCCCGACTGGCTGCGCCCGGTGCCGCCGGCGGTGGCGCTGGCCCAGCGATTGTCGCCCGTGGAACGGGAGATAGCCGACCGGCGGCGCTGGGCGGTGCAACTCTCCGACGTGTTCGAGCCGTTCCTCGCGATGAGTACCCAGACCGGGTCCGCCACCCACTCGATCACGGTCCTGGAGGGCAGCGACCGCATCAACGCCGCCCTCGACCTGGCCACCGCCCAGTGCCAGTCCGCCGTGCTCACCGTGCAGCCGAGCAACCGCTTCACCGAACACACCATCACCCAGGGCCTGGAGCGGGACACCGCGCTGGTGGAGCGTGGTGTGCACATCCGCACCCTCTACCAGCACACGGCACGCTACAACCTCGGCCATCTCGGCTACGTCGCCCAGCTCACCAGCGGCAAGGTGGAGTACCGGACCATCGACGAACTGGTCGAACGGCTCATCATCTGCGACGAGTCGGTCGCCTTCATCCCCACCCGCGACGACCAGCAGGTGGCCCTGGAACTGCGCAACCCCGGGCTGATCCGCTACCTCATCAAGGTCTTCGAGTTCATGTGGAACCGCGCGGTCCCGCTGACCGCGGGCGCCCCGTACGAGACCGCGCCCGACGGCATCACCGAGATCCAGCACTCCATCGCCAAGCTCCTGGTGGAGGGTCATGTGGACGAGGCCATCGCGCGCCGGCTCGGGATGAACGTGCGCACCTGCCGCGCCCACATCGCCCGGCTCGCCCAGGCGCTCGGCAGCGGCAGCCGCGCCCAGCTCGGCTATCTCATCGCCCAGTCCGGCATCCTGGACAAGTGAGCCGCCCGTAGGCCCCGTGCGGGCCCGTACAGGGCCGTACGGGGCCTGCTGAGGGGCTGTCACCGCGAGGCGTCCCGGGCGGCCGGGACGCCCCTGCCGCTGCCGTCCAGGCCCGCCTGCGCGATGCGCACCCCGAGCTGGGTACGGCTCGCCGCGCCCAGGGTCTCCGAGAGCCGGGCGATGTGCGCGCGGCAGGTCCGCACGCTGATGCCGAGCCGCTCGGCGATCACCGCGTCCTGGTGGCCCTCGGCGAGCAGCGCGGCGATGGACTGCTCGCGGTGCGAGATGCCCTCGATGCCGGTGTCCGGCAGCGGCGCGGTGAGCGGGATGGCGAGCCGCCACAGCCGCTCGAAGACGGTCACCAGGTACTCCACCAGCGCCGGGTGGCGCAGCTCCAGGGCCATGGTGCGGTCGGCGTTCGCCGGGATGAAGGCGACCGTGCGGTCGAAGAGGATGAGCCGGTCGATGACCTCGTCCAGGGTGCGGGCCTCCACCGTGTCGCCCATCAGCTCCAGGTAGTTGAGCAGCCCCTGGCCGTGCCGGGCCACATGCGTGTACAGGTCCCGCATGCGCACCCCCCGCCCGCGCAGCGCCAGCGCCCGGTGCAGGCCCTCGGTCAGCTCGGCCTCCCGCCGGATGCCGCCCGGCTGCACGGTGAGCACCTCGGTGGTGCACGCCTGCGTCGCCTCGTCCATCGCGGCCTGGATCCGGGACAGCCCGTCCAGCACCCGTACCGCGCTGCCCCCGGCCGGCGCCGCGAGCGCCTGCAACTGGCCGAGCCCGGCGTACCACTCGAAGGCGGCCACCGCCGAGCCCACCCGGCGCTGGCTCTCACTGACCTCGTCGTAGACCCCGCGCAGCAGCCGGGTCATGACCTCCTGCGGGGAGGTGGGGACCAGCCAGTCCATGTCGTCGGGGTCCGGATGCAGCAGGGCCAGCTCCAGCAGGCAGGGCACCGCCTCGGCCTCGACGCGCGGCACCCGGCCCCGGCGCACCGCCCGTTCGTACACGCGGTCCCCGGCCTCGCACAGCCGGTCGGCACCGTGAGGATGCTGCTCCGCCCTCCGCCCGGCCATCGCGCATTCCACCCCCGGTGTGCTGCCACTTCCGCAGCGCAACTATGCGTGGCGCCGACCGGGTCCGCAACACGGCTCCCCCCACCCCGGCGGCCGTTAAGCGCCGCCTTGCGAGGGTATCTCCCGGCCTCCGCGCCTCACACTGCAACAAGCTGGTGGCGGCCCCGGGCGACCCGCCCGGGGCCCCGCCGCGGACGGCTATTTCAGGCCGATCGCGGCGCACTGCGCCTTGAGCTTGGCGGTGCAGATGTCGTCCACGGTGTAGATGCCGTCCGCGATGACGGTGTCCTTGACGCTCTTGCGGGTCAGGGCGCTCACCTGGACCAGTTTGGACGGGATGTTCTTGGTGGTGGGGCTGTCCACCTTGTCCTCGGTGAGGGCGTCGAACTGGATGTCCTTGCCCTGGACCTTGGCGACGGCCATCTGCGCGGCGGCCTCGGCCTCGTCCGGGTAGGACTTGTAGACGCTCATGTACTGCTCGCCCGCCACCACCCGCTGCACGGCGTCCAGCTCGGCGTCCTGGCCGGTGACCGGCGGCAGGCTGGTGACGCCCGCGGCCTTCAGGGCCTTGATGACGCCGCCCGCCATGCCGTCGTTGGCGGAGTAGACGCCCGCGATGTTGCCCGCGCCGATCTGGCTGATCGCCTTCGCCATGTTGGCCTCGGCGTTCTCCGGCTTCCAGTCCGTGGTGTCGTAGCTGGCCGCGATGGTCACCTTGCCGTTCAGCTCGGAGAGCGCGCCCTCCTTGAACTGCTTGGCGTTCGGGTCGGTGGGCGAGCCGTTCATCATCACGATCTTCTTGGCGGTGCTCACGTTCGAGCCCAGCGCGTCCAGCAGCGAACGGCCCTGCACCTCGCCGACGAGTTCGTTGTCGAAGGAGACGTACGCGCTGATCGGGCCCTCGGCCAGGCGGTCGTAGGCGATGACCGGGATGCCCGCGTCCTTGGCCTTCGTCACCTCGCCCGCGATGGCGTGCGAGTCGACGGCGTCCAGCAGGATCACATCGACCTTGTCGTCGATCATCTTCTGCATCTGGGCAGACTGCTCGGCCGCGTCCGCGTTCGCGTTCTCGTACTCGACCTTGCCCTGCTTCGCGGTCAGGTCGGAGACCTTGCTCTTGATGATGGGGTAGTCGAACTTGTCGTAGCGCGTGTTGGTCTTCTCCGGCAGCAGCAGGCCCACGGTGAGGTCGTCGCCCTTGGCCGGGCTCGCGCTCGTGCTGTCCCCCGTCGCGTTCAGGACGCCGCAGCCGGCCAGCGAGAGGGTCGCCGCACAGGCGGCCACGGACAGGGCGATACGGCGCATACGAGGGCTCACTTCACGTGTGTTTCGGACGTGGGTGCTGCTATAGGACCCAGGTGTCTCAAAAGACAACGCGGAGCCGACAGCCGGCGTCAAGGAGCCTTGCTTAACGAGTGCGCAACGCTACGCGCCGTCCGACATGTGAAAGCAATGGGGAAACCTCTCCAAACACCCTTTACGGGCTGTCCATCCAAGGGGAGTCCACGAGGCGGCAAAGAAAGGGTTGTGGCCGCCGCCGTGCCGGACGGGTCCGGGAACGGCGAAGGGCCCGCGGACGGGATGCGTCCGGGGCCCTTCGCCGTGCGTGGTGGATACGGGCGGTCAGTCGCCCTGCTGCGAGGTCCGCTTGGGCCGCCACACGACCAGCGCGCTGGTCTGCTGGACCTCCTGGTACGGGACCAGGTCCCGGCGGTAGGAGGCGTGCACGGCGGCCTCGCGCTGGCGCAGGGTGGCCGCCGCCCCGTCCAGGGCCGACTCCAGCTCCACGACACGGGACTGGAGCGCGGCGACCTGGTTCTCCAGTTCGATGATGCGCTTGATGCCGGCCAGGTTGATGCCCTCGTCCTGCGACAACTGCTGCACCTGGCGGAGCAGTTCGATGTCACGGGCCGAGTAGCGCCGGCCCCGGCCCGCGGTGCGGTCCGGGGAGACCAGGCCCAGGCGGTCGTACTGGCGCAGCGTCTGCGGGTGGAGTCCGGAGAGCTGGGCCGCCACCGAGATGACGTAGACCGGGGTCTCCTCGGTCAGTTCGTACGGATTGCGCCGGCGGCCTTCCATCACTCTCAAGCTCCCTTCGCGGCCTCGAACAGCTCCGCCCGCGGGTCCTCGCCCGCGGTCGCCTCGCGATACGCCTCCAGTGCGTCACGAGCCTTCCCCGACAGGTCCTCCGGGACACTCACCTCGACGGTGACCAGGAGGTCGCCGCGGGTGCCGTCCTTGCGGACCGCGCCCTTGCCGCGGGCCCGCATGGTCCTGCCGTTCGGAGTGCCCGGGGGCAGCTTCAGGGTGACCGGCGGGCCGCCGAGGGTCGGCACCCGCACCTCGCCGCCGAGCGCGGCCTCCGTGAAGGTGACCGGGACGGTCACCGTGAGGTTGTCGCCCTTGCGGCCGAACACCGGGTGCTCGCCCACGTGCACGGTCACATACAGGTCGCCCGCCGGACCGCCCCGCTCGCCGGGGGCGCCCTTGCCGCGCAGCCGGATCCGCTGCCCGTCGGTGACGCCCGCCGGGATGCGGACCTGCATGGTGCGCGAGGACTTGGCGCGTCCGCTGCCCTTGCAGTCCGGGCACGGGTTCTCCGCGATCAGACCGCGGCCCTTGCAGTCGGGGCACGGGTCGGT is a genomic window of Streptomyces sp. WP-1 containing:
- a CDS encoding helix-turn-helix transcriptional regulator, producing MFRTLGGGDLTSNRHNTVHPHAVTELCEEGGRLYANALRTGRVSRADVASAPCLMEFALLHPDPDDPDWLRPVPPAVALAQRLSPVEREIADRRRWAVQLSDVFEPFLAMSTQTGSATHSITVLEGSDRINAALDLATAQCQSAVLTVQPSNRFTEHTITQGLERDTALVERGVHIRTLYQHTARYNLGHLGYVAQLTSGKVEYRTIDELVERLIICDESVAFIPTRDDQQVALELRNPGLIRYLIKVFEFMWNRAVPLTAGAPYETAPDGITEIQHSIAKLLVEGHVDEAIARRLGMNVRTCRAHIARLAQALGSGSRAQLGYLIAQSGILDK
- a CDS encoding LuxR C-terminal-related transcriptional regulator, translated to MAGRRAEQHPHGADRLCEAGDRVYERAVRRGRVPRVEAEAVPCLLELALLHPDPDDMDWLVPTSPQEVMTRLLRGVYDEVSESQRRVGSAVAAFEWYAGLGQLQALAAPAGGSAVRVLDGLSRIQAAMDEATQACTTEVLTVQPGGIRREAELTEGLHRALALRGRGVRMRDLYTHVARHGQGLLNYLELMGDTVEARTLDEVIDRLILFDRTVAFIPANADRTMALELRHPALVEYLVTVFERLWRLAIPLTAPLPDTGIEGISHREQSIAALLAEGHQDAVIAERLGISVRTCRAHIARLSETLGAASRTQLGVRIAQAGLDGSGRGVPAARDASR
- a CDS encoding sugar ABC transporter substrate-binding protein is translated as MRRIALSVAACAATLSLAGCGVLNATGDSTSASPAKGDDLTVGLLLPEKTNTRYDKFDYPIIKSKVSDLTAKQGKVEYENANADAAEQSAQMQKMIDDKVDVILLDAVDSHAIAGEVTKAKDAGIPVIAYDRLAEGPISAYVSFDNELVGEVQGRSLLDALGSNVSTAKKIVMMNGSPTDPNAKQFKEGALSELNGKVTIAASYDTTDWKPENAEANMAKAISQIGAGNIAGVYSANDGMAGGVIKALKAAGVTSLPPVTGQDAELDAVQRVVAGEQYMSVYKSYPDEAEAAAQMAVAKVQGKDIQFDALTEDKVDSPTTKNIPSKLVQVSALTRKSVKDTVIADGIYTVDDICTAKLKAQCAAIGLK
- a CDS encoding heat shock protein transcriptional repressor HspR, translating into MEGRRRNPYELTEETPVYVISVAAQLSGLHPQTLRQYDRLGLVSPDRTAGRGRRYSARDIELLRQVQQLSQDEGINLAGIKRIIELENQVAALQSRVVELESALDGAAATLRQREAAVHASYRRDLVPYQEVQQTSALVVWRPKRTSQQGD